The Brassica napus cultivar Da-Ae chromosome C7, Da-Ae, whole genome shotgun sequence genome has a segment encoding these proteins:
- the BNAC07G06670D gene encoding uncharacterized protein BNAC07G06670D: MSSPTLDQLHTYHAQERVIFSKLVLQFSRSPSESLLVMATWFWLENFGFEDIFATIFPLPDRLIASFANEAVSCFRCIESSDPPNGFDQIPLTSQYFQNHVSLPMIYKHRYTAIAGIKTFLNTICSRIFSDILAQVLPYSSPPYSVPGLHPSLIIPGFPHPTFGNINVMRPDLVDGVNTFNNNNSFLFPKGLWEWNDHSMESENDRTMFITFSRGFHVSQAEVKELFTNIFGEKCVVGVYMREDCVSSPNIFACNNDQQQSLFAKLVLDSVVTVDRILEGEKLQKFRINGKHIWARKYNEKKDGRTCFT; encoded by the coding sequence ATGTCATCTCCAACACTAGACCAACTACACACTTACCATGCCCAAGAAAGGGTGATATTCTCTAAACTGGTCCTACAATTTTCAAGATCACCATCAGAATCACTCCTTGTCATGGCTACATGGTTTTGGCTTGAAAACTTTGGTTTTGAAGACATTTTTGCAACCATCTTTCCTCTTCCAGATCGACTCATTGCATCTTTTGCTAACGAAGCTGTCTCCTGCTTCCGATGCATCGAGTCCTCTGATCCCCCAAATGGCTTTGACCAAATCCCTCTCACTTcacaatattttcaaaatcatGTCTCACTTCCCATGATTTACAAACATCGATACACCGCCATTGCTGGTATCAAAACCTTTCTAAACACCATTTGTTCTAGAATCTTTTCAGACATCCTTGCACAAGTTCTTCCATATTCTTCACCACCATATTCCGTCCCCGGACTCCACCCATCTCTGATCATACCTGGCTTCCCGCATCCGACTTTCGGAAACATCAATGTCATGCGACCTGATCTAGTTGATGGGGTTAACaccttcaacaacaacaactcgtTCCTCTTCCCAAAGGGTCTTTGGGAGTGGAACGATCACTCCATGGAAAGTGAGAATGATCGTACCATGTTTATAACATTTTCTCGTGGCTTTCATGTGTCGCAGGCCGAAGTTAAGGAGCTTTTCACCAACATATTTGGAGAAAAGTGTGTGGTAGGTGTTTACATGCGAGAAGACTGCGTAAGTTCACCTAACATATTTGCATGTAACAATGATCAGCAACAATCACTATTTGCTAAGTTGGTTTTGGACTCGGTGGTTACGGTGGATCGTATACTAGAAGGTGAGAAGCTACAAAAGTTTCGGATCAATGGTAAACACATTTGGGCTCGTAAATACAACGAGAAGAAGGACGGACGTACTTGCTTCACTTAA